GCCGTAACGCCTGTTGCACCTGATGCGCAGACAACCGATCGCTTTGGCTCAGCTTGAGCCAGCTAATCAGCTGGTTGGTGGTGCTGCCTGCGGCAGAGACCACCATCATATCGCCCGGCTGGCTGTAATCCGCCATAATAGTGGCTACGCGCTGATAGCAACGCGCATCGGCCAGGCTACTGCCACCAAATTTATGCAACTGCTTACTGGTCGGCGTTCCCGCGCCTGCTGAAATCGTCATGGTTACCCCTCGGCTGCGATCCTGAATGCATTATCCAGATCGGCGATTAAATCTTCGTGATCTTCAATTCCGACAGAAATGCGGAGCAACGTTTCAGAAATTCCCGCTGCTGCGCGCGCTTCGGCAGACATGCCGGCATGCGTCATGGTCGCGGTATGCGAAATCAGGCTCTCAACACCGCCCAGCGACTCCGCCAGCGTAAACAGCTGTAACGCCTTCAGAAAACGGCGCAACCGGTTTTCGTCGGCGTCCAGTTCGAAACTTAACATGGCACCAAAACCGCGCTGTTGACGTACCGCATACTCGTGACCGGCATTTTCCGGCAGGGAGGGATGATACAGTTTTTTTACCAGCGGTTGTTGCTTTAGGTAATCAACAATGGCCAGTGCATTACGCTGTGCCGCCGCCATACGCGGTGCCAGGGTACGCAGGCCGCGCAGCAGCAGGTAACTATCAAAAGCAGCACCGGTTACGCCGATATTATTGGCCCACCAGGCGAGCTCAGTCACCAGCGCCGGATCTTTAGCAATCACCACACCCGCTACCACATCGGAGTGACCATTGAGGTATTTGGTACAGGAATGCAGCACCAGATCAGCCCCCAGCGCCAGCGGGTTTTGCAGTGCCGGGCTGAGGAAGGTGTTATCCACTACGCTGATGGCACCGGCCTCACGCGCAGCCTGACAAATCGCGGCAATATCCACCACGCGTAATAAAGGATTGCTTGGGCTTTCGACCAGCACCAGTTTTGGTTTCTCCGCCAGTGCAGCCTGCAATGCCGCTTTATCGCCCTGATCGACAAATTTCACCCGGTACGCGCCGCGTTTGCTCAGGCTGTCGAACAGACGATAGCTGCCGCCGTAGCAGTCATGCGGAGCCACCAGCAAGTCGCCCGGCTTCAGGAACACCGTGGTCACCAGATGAATCGCGGACATGCCGGTATTGGTTAATACCGCGCCTGCGCCACCTTCCAGCTCTGCCAACGCACGCTGCACCACATCACGCGTTGGATTACCGCGGCGGGAATAATCGTGAGCGCGAGGCTCATTGAAGTCGAGAAAGTTATAGGTGCTGGAGAGGTGAATCGGCGGGACAACGCAGCCATATTGCTCGTCATCATTCAAACCGCTGCGCACTGCGATGGTTGCCTGTTTACGCGTCATGGTGCTTACTGTTCCTGAAGAGTAAAAAGAAGAGGCCACAGGATAGCATTCCAAGAATGGACGTCAATACATCTGGACATCTAAATGTCTTTGCGTATAGATTGAGCAAAGCATCAATACCCGCTAAAATTACGCGTCATCGCCTGGTGTTCAAAACGCACTTTCCTCGGGAAAGTGATGTTTAAGCATAAAACCTGCATTTTAAGGGGTCAGGCACCAAAAAATCGGGCATAATCAACGGATTTCCCCACTTTCCACTTTTATTGATTAAGGTAACCCATGGCTGAATGGAACGGCGAATATATCAGCCCTTACGCTGAGCACGGTAAGAAGAGCGAGCAGGTCAAAAAGATTACGGTTTCTATCCCGCTGAAAGTGCTGAAGATTTTGACGGATGAGCGTACCCGCCGTCAGGTGAACAACCTGCGTCATGCCACTAACAGTGAGCTGCTGTGCGAAGCCTTCCTGCATGCTTTCACCGGCCAGCCTCTGCCGGACGACGTTGATCTGCGTAAAGAACGTAGTGATGAGATCCCGGAAGAAGCGAAAAAGATCATGCGTGAGATGGGCATCAATCCCGATACCTGGGAATACTGAAGCCAGAAACAAAAAAACCCAGCCGAAGCTGGGTTTTTTCTTGTAGCCGACTCCCGTAAGAGCCGACGACAAATAATCTTATTTCTTGCTGGTCGGCAGGCTGAAACGCTTGTTGAAGCGATCAACACGGCCACCGGTGTCAACAACACGCTGCTTACCA
This genomic stretch from Pantoea cypripedii harbors:
- the metB gene encoding cystathionine gamma-synthase, producing the protein MTRKQATIAVRSGLNDDEQYGCVVPPIHLSSTYNFLDFNEPRAHDYSRRGNPTRDVVQRALAELEGGAGAVLTNTGMSAIHLVTTVFLKPGDLLVAPHDCYGGSYRLFDSLSKRGAYRVKFVDQGDKAALQAALAEKPKLVLVESPSNPLLRVVDIAAICQAAREAGAISVVDNTFLSPALQNPLALGADLVLHSCTKYLNGHSDVVAGVVIAKDPALVTELAWWANNIGVTGAAFDSYLLLRGLRTLAPRMAAAQRNALAIVDYLKQQPLVKKLYHPSLPENAGHEYAVRQQRGFGAMLSFELDADENRLRRFLKALQLFTLAESLGGVESLISHTATMTHAGMSAEARAAAGISETLLRISVGIEDHEDLIADLDNAFRIAAEG
- the metJ gene encoding met regulon transcriptional regulator MetJ, which translates into the protein MAEWNGEYISPYAEHGKKSEQVKKITVSIPLKVLKILTDERTRRQVNNLRHATNSELLCEAFLHAFTGQPLPDDVDLRKERSDEIPEEAKKIMREMGINPDTWEY